One Synechocystis sp. LKSZ1 genomic window, GAAGCAATAAGGCGAACTCTAGCTGAGTCAATCAATTACAGGGATTAGAAGATGGAGAAATTATTAAAGATGCAGGCGCTAATTGTAGATGATTTTCAAACTGCAACATTTCGTGCTGCTGAAATTCCGCGACCGGAACCTACTGCCAACCAGGTTCTCGTGCGAATCAAGGCGAGTGGTGTGAACCCGCTCGACAGCAAAATTCGCACAGGTAAAGCACCTCATGCTAAACCTGCTCTGCCTGCTGTACTGGGAACTGATCTAGCTGGAATCATTGAAGCAGTTGGACAGGATGTGACCACCTTCAAAGTCGGGGATGAGGTTTATGGACTGACGGGTGGAGTTGGTGGACTTCAAGGTTCACTGGCTGAATTTGCTGCCGTTGATCCTGATCTGTTGGCAAAAAAGCCGACTAACTTCAGTATGCGTGAAGCTGCTGCCTTACCTCTGGTATTTTTGACTGCCTGGGAAGGGTTGGTCGATCGGGCTAATGTGCGCGATGGTCAGAAGGTTCTTGTACTCGGTGGCTCCGGCGGTGTAGGGCATGTCGCTGTGCAAATTGCTAAAGCACGTGGGGCTAAAGTCTTTGCAACTGCCTCGACTGCCAAACACGACATGGTGCAACAACTCGGTGCTATGCCAATCGACTACCGCACCACCTCGATCGAGCAGATCGTGCAGACATTTACGGATGGTCGAGGCTTTGATGTGGTCTACGACACGGTTGGGGGTTCCACTTTAGATGATGCATTCAAGGCAGTCTGCAATTACGGTCACGTCGTCAGTAGCTACGGTTGGGGGCAGCATAGCTTGATGCCCCTCTCACGGAAATCTGCGACCTATTCGGGTGTGTTCGTCCTTCTGCCTCTATTGACGGGTGAGGGGCGGGTTCATCATGGTGAGATTTTGCGTCAGGCAACGCGCTTGGCAGAAGCGAATCAATTGCGTCCAGTGGTTGACCCCCGCCATTTCAGTTTAGATACTGCCTTGTCTGCCCATGAAGCTGTGGAGCAAGGCACGGCTGTCAGTAAAATCGTGGTCGATTTATAGCCAGTGCTGTCAAGTTAATCGATTGACAGTGTTATTCAACAGATTGTTTACCATTCATCAAAGGAGAATGTCATGGTTGCTCAAGTGAACTCGCCAGCAGCAGAGATTTTGGAAGTTGCCAATGATCCGCGTCTTTCCAGAGAAACGAAGGCATTTTTAAAGGTATTGAATTCAGGCGATGGTCCGCCGCTAGAGACCCTGCCGCCCCTTGAAGCGCGTCAGGTACTTGTGGATGCCCAGGCTTCGGTTAACGTCGATCTTTCAGGCATTGAAGAGTCTGAAAAGACCATTACCGCTGACGGGTATTCGATCGCGCTCAACATCGTGCGACCAGAAGGTGCTAAAGGCATATTGCCTGTGTTTATCTTTATCCATGGAGGCGGTTGGGTGCTGGGCGATTACCCAACCCACAAACGTATGGTGCGCGATCTCGTGGTGCTTTCAGGTTTTGCGGCTGTCTTTGTCAACTACACGCGCACCCCAGATGCTCAGTATCCTCAGGCTGTCAATGAGATTTATGCCGCTACCAAATGGGTTGCCGAACATGGTGAAGAGATTGGTGTCGATGGCAAAAATCTGGCTGTCGTCGGCAACAGCGTGGGCGGGAACATGACGGCTGTCACCACATTGATGGCAAAAGCGAAGGGAGGACCACAGATTAAGTTGCAAATCATGATGTGGCCAATCGTAGACGCTAATTTTGAAACAGAGTCTTATCATCAATTTGGCGAGAAACGGTTCCTAACCACACCTTTGATGAAGTGGATGTATGATCTGTATACGACTGATATGGGAAAACGCAAAGAGATCTATGCCTCTCCGCTACAGGCTACGATTGAGCAACTGAAAGGATTGCCTCCAGCGCTGATTCAGGTCGCAGAAAGCGATATCCTGCGCGATGAAGGCGAAGCCTATGGACGCAAGCTCGATGAAGCAGGTGTAAAGGTGACAACCGTGCGTTACAACGGCATGATTCATGATTTTGGGCTATTGAATGGGTTAGCCGAGGTTCCGGCAGTGCGTTCGTTGTTCGTTCATGCTGCCGCAGAATTGAAAAAATATCTGCAATAGGAAGTGATCGTTCTTTTGTCCGCCAGTTGCAATAAAAATCCTCGTTTTTGTTGGGTTTTGGCGATATCGGACTTGAGTCCGCTCTGACTTATCCAATCCTTGTTGGGTAAGTTGGAGATCGACTCCACAGTCGGTATTTAAAGATACGAGCAGGGAGATTGAGAAAGTTTAATGCATTGGCACTAGAACGATGAAAATCACAAACATCAACAGACACGGAGAAAAGCCATGAACATAAACAGAAGTGACACTGCAGTCGTCGTCATCGATCCACAAAACGATGTCTTGAGTGAAAAAGGTGTTTCCTGGGATTTAGTAGGTGACAGTGTCAAGAATAATAAGACTGTCGAGAATATTGAGCGCATCTTTAAAGCTGCAAAGCAGAAAGAATTTGAGGTTTTCATCTCTCCTCACTATTACTACCCTGCTGACTATACCTGGAAATTTGCTGGAACCCTTGAGCAGATGATGCTTGGGATTAAGGAGTTTGCACGCAGTGGGCCATTAAGCCTCGACGGTTTCTTGGGATCGGGTGCGGATTGGCTCGATCGCTACAAGCCCTTTATTGAAGATGGCAAGACGATCGTGGTCAGCCCCCACAAAGTCTATGGACCGCAGAGTAACGACCTCGTTTTGCAACTGCGTAAGCGCAACCTCAGCAAAGTTATTCTGCTCGGAATGCTGGCAAATCTCTGCGTTGAAGCTCACCTGCGCGATTTGATCGAGAAAGGATTTGAGGTATTCGTCGTCAAGGATGCAACGGCTGCCCCTCACCATCCAGAGTTAGGCGACGGCTACAAGTCGGCATTGATTAACTTTGGGTATATCGCCAACGCAGTTTTATCCACAGACGAGACTGTAGAAGCAATGAAGTAGCGTGATTCGCTTCAGTTCAAACATTCGCGATCTTTTTGCCCAAGACGTGTCGGCAGCAGAGTCAAAGATGATGGCAGCAAATGCCGCTGTGAGACAGTCCTAAAAAAATTAATCAACGGCATTAGATCGATTTTGACGCTCCATTCTAATACTTACAAACTTGAATTACCCTAGGAGATAGGATCTTGACTACTCAAAATACCAATACAACCAATAAAGTTGATGACAGCCAGCCCTTGCTGCATCAGCATGGACACGAAATTCAGCAGTATGGCACTCTACTCAATTTACCGATCGCCCTTAGCCCTAGTGCCCGTAGGGAAAGTGGTGCTTTAGTCAATCAAATTCTGGCAGATAGCATCATTCTCTATCACCTCTATAAAAAACATCACTGGTTAGTTCGCGGTCACACGTTTTACCAGCTACATCTGTTGCTCGACAAACATGCTAGTGAGCAGATTGAGTTGATTGATGCATTGGGTGAACGAGTACTAACACTTGGAGGTGTGGCGATCGCTGACCCGCGCCATGTGGCAGAAGTCACTAAAATTCAGCGTCCTCCCAATGGCGTGGAAGAAGTACCTGTGATGCTGTCGCGATTGCTAGAAGCCCACGAGTTGATTATTGGGGAATTGAGAGTAGCGATCGATAAAACCGCCGCTAATCAAGATAGCGGTACGAACGATTTGTTGGTAAGCCAAGCATTACGAATAAATGAGACGCAAGTTTGGTTTCTAGCAGAGCATTTGGTGGATACACCACTGGTACGCAGCTAGCTTCAATCATTCAGGATTTTTTATTAACAGGAGCGAATTCATGACACAATCTCTCTGGTTACTTGGCACTCGCGTGCGCATTGTTGCCGATCGCACGACAACTGGTGGTCGATACGATTTGGTTGAGGGCAATTTCTCTCCGGGCAAGCAAACCCCTCTTCAAAGCTAGTCGCGATCGACAAGCACTTCACTCTACAACTTCAAAGCACTAATTACGAGGCAGAACATAACAACGAGAAGCGCATGAGCTAATACATCACTATAGAGACACATGACGGACGTTGCTAAACCTACGTGGTACTCCCGGATGTTCTATCAGCACTAACTATCGTCATCTAGAAAACTTTTGGTGTCAATTTCGCAGCTTAATAATATAAACGAACATACAGGAGATCACAACATGAACATACTCTCCCGCAGGAGCGGTATCCATCTGCTTTTGATTGCCGCACTTTCCCTAGGATTCATCCTCGTTACGACCTTAGGAGCTATTATGAACACTGCCAACGCACAAGATAACAAGCCCACCATCATTCTCGTCCACGGCGCGTTCGCCGAGTCTTCTAGTTGGAACGGTGTCTTGACCAAGTTGATCGCAAAAGGTTACCCGGTGGTTGCAGCCGCCA contains:
- a CDS encoding zinc-dependent alcohol dehydrogenase family protein; translated protein: MEKLLKMQALIVDDFQTATFRAAEIPRPEPTANQVLVRIKASGVNPLDSKIRTGKAPHAKPALPAVLGTDLAGIIEAVGQDVTTFKVGDEVYGLTGGVGGLQGSLAEFAAVDPDLLAKKPTNFSMREAAALPLVFLTAWEGLVDRANVRDGQKVLVLGGSGGVGHVAVQIAKARGAKVFATASTAKHDMVQQLGAMPIDYRTTSIEQIVQTFTDGRGFDVVYDTVGGSTLDDAFKAVCNYGHVVSSYGWGQHSLMPLSRKSATYSGVFVLLPLLTGEGRVHHGEILRQATRLAEANQLRPVVDPRHFSLDTALSAHEAVEQGTAVSKIVVDL
- a CDS encoding alpha/beta hydrolase — encoded protein: MVAQVNSPAAEILEVANDPRLSRETKAFLKVLNSGDGPPLETLPPLEARQVLVDAQASVNVDLSGIEESEKTITADGYSIALNIVRPEGAKGILPVFIFIHGGGWVLGDYPTHKRMVRDLVVLSGFAAVFVNYTRTPDAQYPQAVNEIYAATKWVAEHGEEIGVDGKNLAVVGNSVGGNMTAVTTLMAKAKGGPQIKLQIMMWPIVDANFETESYHQFGEKRFLTTPLMKWMYDLYTTDMGKRKEIYASPLQATIEQLKGLPPALIQVAESDILRDEGEAYGRKLDEAGVKVTTVRYNGMIHDFGLLNGLAEVPAVRSLFVHAAAELKKYLQ
- a CDS encoding cysteine hydrolase, whose product is MNINRSDTAVVVIDPQNDVLSEKGVSWDLVGDSVKNNKTVENIERIFKAAKQKEFEVFISPHYYYPADYTWKFAGTLEQMMLGIKEFARSGPLSLDGFLGSGADWLDRYKPFIEDGKTIVVSPHKVYGPQSNDLVLQLRKRNLSKVILLGMLANLCVEAHLRDLIEKGFEVFVVKDATAAPHHPELGDGYKSALINFGYIANAVLSTDETVEAMK
- a CDS encoding DNA starvation/stationary phase protection protein, yielding MTTQNTNTTNKVDDSQPLLHQHGHEIQQYGTLLNLPIALSPSARRESGALVNQILADSIILYHLYKKHHWLVRGHTFYQLHLLLDKHASEQIELIDALGERVLTLGGVAIADPRHVAEVTKIQRPPNGVEEVPVMLSRLLEAHELIIGELRVAIDKTAANQDSGTNDLLVSQALRINETQVWFLAEHLVDTPLVRS